One stretch of Jiangella gansuensis DSM 44835 DNA includes these proteins:
- a CDS encoding DUF1707 SHOCT-like domain-containing protein gives MSEVPDVPRPPADPGPSPQPAPVGVPDVRSAADLRCSDVDRERVAEALRQAAGDGRLTLSELEERLEATFNARTYGDLQPITRDLPQGPYPLPGGTSTATWQQGRPAAPAASTGPATSAAGVAPVPRPPTDGPVRASERITSVLSTEKRKGRWEVPARIDLTSVLGEVELDFTEAIVRSREIDIHVGIVLGSVTLIVPEGIDVRIEEGANILGERKMKLKSEVTPGSPVYHVRGFVVLGELTVRPPKERRRSLLGH, from the coding sequence ATGAGCGAAGTCCCCGACGTGCCCAGGCCGCCCGCCGACCCCGGTCCGTCGCCGCAGCCTGCGCCGGTGGGCGTCCCCGACGTGCGCAGCGCCGCTGACCTGCGCTGCTCCGACGTCGACCGCGAGCGGGTCGCGGAGGCGCTGCGGCAGGCCGCCGGCGACGGCCGGTTGACGCTGTCCGAACTGGAGGAGCGGCTGGAGGCGACGTTCAACGCGCGTACCTATGGCGACCTGCAGCCCATCACCCGCGACCTGCCGCAGGGACCCTATCCGCTGCCCGGTGGCACGTCCACCGCGACGTGGCAGCAGGGCCGGCCCGCAGCACCGGCCGCCAGCACCGGACCGGCCACGTCGGCGGCCGGCGTCGCACCCGTGCCGCGGCCGCCGACGGACGGGCCGGTCCGCGCCTCCGAACGCATCACCAGCGTGCTGAGCACCGAGAAGCGCAAGGGTCGCTGGGAGGTGCCGGCCCGCATCGACCTCACGTCCGTGCTGGGCGAGGTGGAGCTCGACTTCACCGAGGCCATCGTCCGTTCCCGCGAGATCGACATCCACGTCGGCATCGTCCTCGGCAGCGTCACCCTGATCGTCCCTGAGGGTATCGACGTGCGGATCGAGGAGGGCGCGAACATCCTCGGTGAGCGGAAGATGAAGCTGAAGTCCGAGGTCACCCCCGGCAGCCCGGTCTACCACGTGCGCGGCTTCGTGGTGCTCGGTGAGCTCACCGTCCGTCCGCCGAAGGAACGGCGCCGGTCCCTGCTCGGCCATTGA